Proteins co-encoded in one Capsicum annuum cultivar UCD-10X-F1 chromosome 9, UCD10Xv1.1, whole genome shotgun sequence genomic window:
- the LOC107840769 gene encoding LOW QUALITY PROTEIN: putative late blight resistance protein homolog R1A-10 (The sequence of the model RefSeq protein was modified relative to this genomic sequence to represent the inferred CDS: inserted 1 base in 1 codon; deleted 2 bases in 1 codon), which produces MAHASVASLMRTIESLLTSNSPMQSLICDHREEFCALCEKVSXLEVFVKNFEKNNVSGEMKDFEVEVKEVASAVEYTIQLRLTDTALGVNKSIIEIIERGENKSIIGIIGSIVFQGISNIWTRRKIRKSLQQLANDIDHVRKESTKIQDKGKQVSKESLVHDFSSSTNDILNVNNNMVGRDDQKERLLEDLTISYSGELKVIPIVGMGGIGKTTLTKEVYNNKSVLRRFDVRAWATISQQHNRKEILLGLLQSTIKMDDTVKTRGEAELADMLQKSLKRKRYLIVLDDIWSCEVWDGVKRCFPTEDNAGSRILLTTRNNEVACYADTENLSLRMNFMDQEESWNLFKSAAFSNETLLSKYENIGKQIAHECHGLPLTIVVVAGLLKSKREIDDWESVAKDVRSFVTNDPNKQCSRLLGLSYDHLTSDLKTCLLHFGIFPKDSDIPVKRLVRSWMADGFLKLENDLEGEAEKCLQELVDRCLVLVCKKSVDGTKIRSCKVHDLIYDLCLREIQRENIFIMNDIVPLYPDFPYLSRQKMQPFKRVTGDKINDYCRYGHYRALLTPVHRQLRDHDNNDLVKRTHSIFSFHISLLSPLLKSQLIYFKFLKVLELRHEIYNFPLEILSLIWLRYLSLLCLENLGIPPEICRLWNLQTFIVQGRGRSILIAFPEEIWGLMQLRHLLLPQFYLPNPPRVSADKGSHVGFSNIQTISYLSPRCCRKKVIKGIQNVKELGICGYETDLSIRDSGLLNNLVHLQQLEKLRIKHCFKLLPASEKAFPATLKKLKLEATTLRWSYLDIIAKLPNLEVLKLMRGACRGDEWHPNVRGFTRLKFLLIADSSLKYWKATNDNFPILESLVLKECSYLKDIPIEFAEIHTLQLIELTRCLSELGESAARIQQEQEELGNNPVDVRISRPLRRDVRRLDID; this is translated from the exons ATGGCTCATGCAAGTGTGGCTTCTCTTATGAGAACAATAGAATCACTCTTGACATCCAATTCGCCAATGCAATCTCTAATCTGTGATCACAGAGAAGAATTTTGCGCTCTTTGTGAAAAAGTTA TCCTGGAAGTATTTGTCAAAAACTTTGAGAAAAACAATGTTTCTGGGGAAATGAAGGATTTTGAAGTAGAGGTAAAAGAAGTTGCAAGTGCTGTTGAATACACAATTCAACTGAGACTAACAGACACTGCACTCGGAGTAAATAAAAGCATCATAGAAATcattgagaggggagaaaataaaagcatcataggaatcaTTGGCTCAATAGTTTTTCAAGGAATCTCGAATATATGGACACGCCGAAAGATTCGTAAAAGCCTTCAACAATTAGCAAACGACATTGATCATGTCAGGAAAGAGTCAACAAAGATTCAAGATAAAGGCAAACAAGTATCAAAGGAATCATTGGTTCATGATTTTTCAAGTTCAACAAACGATATTCTGAATGTTAACAATAATATGGTTGGACGTGATGATCAAAAGGAACGCTTGTTAGAAGATCTGACTATAAGCTACTCTGGTGAACTCAAAGTCATCCCGATTGTCGGGATGGGAGGCATAGGTAAAACAACCTTAACAAAAgaagtttacaataataaatcaGTTTTACGTCGTTTTGATGTTCGTGCCTGGGCTACT ATATCTCAACAGCACAACAGAAAGGAAATTTTGCTGGGCCTTTTGCAATCGACGATCAAAATGGATGACACGGTTAAAACGAGGGGTGAAGCAGAGCTAGCAGACATGCTGCAGAAAAGTTTAAAGAGAAAGAGGTACTTAATTGTCTTGGATGATATCTGGAGTTGTGAAGTGTGGGATGGCGTGAAACGATGCTTTCCAACTGAAGACAATGCAGGGAGTCGAATACTATTGACTACCCGTAACAACGAAGTAGCCTGTTATGCTGATACAGAGAATCTTTCTTTGCGGATGAACTTCATGGATCAAGAAGAGAGTTGGAACCTTTTTAAAAGTGCAGCATTTTCAAATGAAACATTACTATCTAAGTACGAGAATATTGGGAAGCAAATCGCACATGAATGCCACGGGTTACCACTAACTATAGTCGTGGTTGCTGGACTTCTCAAatctaaaagggaaatagacgaTTGGGAAAGTGTAGCTAAAGATGTCAGGTCATTCGTCACAAATGATCCTAACAAACAATGTTCACGTCTGCTTGGGTTGAGTTACGATCACTTGACAAGCGATCTAAAGACATGTCTTCTGCATTTCGGAATTTTTCCAAAAGACAGTGATATTCCAGTGAAGAGATTGGTGAGATCATGGATGGCTGACGGTTTTCTGAAGTTGGAAAATGATTTGGAAGGAGAGGCTGAGAAGTGTTTGCAAGAGCTTGTCGATAGATGTCTAGTTCTCGTATGCAAGAAAAGTGTAGATGGAACAAAAATTAGATCATGTAAGGTTCATGATCTAATATATGACCTGTGCTTGAGAGAAATTCAAAGGGAGAACATTTTTATCATGAATGACATTGTCCCTTTATACCCAGATTTTCCATATCTCAGTAGGCAAAAAATGCAGCCCTTTAAACGCGTGACTGGTGATAAAATTAATGATTATTGTCGGTATGGTCATTATAGGGCTCTTCTTACCCCTGTACATCGTCAGTTGAGAGATCATGACAACAACGATCTTGTGAAAAGAACCCATTCTATTTTCTCCTTCCATATTTCACTTTTATCTCCTCTTCTCAAATCACAgcttatttatttcaaatttctcAAAGTCTTGGAGTTGAGACACGAGATATATAATTTCCCTCTAGAGATACTAAGCCTCATCTGGTTGAGGTACCTATCATTGCTCTGTCTTGAGAATCTTGGCATACCTCCAGAAATTTGCAGGTTATGGAATCTGCAGACATTCATTGTTCAAGGGCGTGGTCGATCAATTCTAATAGCTTTTCCTGAGGAAATTTGGGGACTAATGCAATTAAGGCATCTTTTACTGCCCCAATTTTATCTGCCAAATCCCCCTAGAGTATCTGCTGACAAAGGGAGCCACGTGGGTTTTTCAAACATACAAACTATTTCTTACTTGTCTCCACGTTGTTGCAGGAAGAAGGTTATTAAGGGGATTCAAAATGTAAAAGAATTAGGAATCTGTGGATATGAGACTGACTTGAGTATTCGGGACTCTGGGCTTCTCAACAATCTTGTCCATCTGCAGCAACTTGAAAAGTTGAGAATTAAACATTGCTTTAAGCTTTTGCCAGCAAGTGAAAAAGCTTTTCCAGCAACGCTCAAGAAGCTGAAGTTGGAAGCAACTACTCTAAGGTGGTCGTACTTAGACATCATAGCTAAGTTGCCTAACCTTGAGGTGCTGAAGCTGATGCGTGGTGCTTGTCGTGGAGATGAATGGCATCCAAATGTTAGGGGATTTACTCGATTGAAGTTTCTGTTAATTGCAGATAGTTCTCTCAAGTACTGGAAAGCCACAAATGACAATTTTCCAATACTTGAGAGCCTTGTGCTTAAAGAATGCAGTTATTTGAAAGATATACCCATTGAGTTTGCAGAAATCCACACACTACAACTGATTGAGTTAACAAGGTGTCTTTCCGAACTTGGGGAATCTGCTGCAAGaattcaacaagaacaagaagagcTCGGAAACAACCCCGTGGACGTTCGTATCTCCCGTCCAT TAAGACGCGATGTTAGAAGGCTTGACATCGACTAA